The following are encoded together in the Citrus sinensis cultivar Valencia sweet orange chromosome 1, DVS_A1.0, whole genome shotgun sequence genome:
- the LOC127901259 gene encoding uncharacterized protein LOC127901259, with translation MPTELSTPREKASYERWERSNRLSMMLIKAHVGKSIRGSIPDCDKVNDYLNAIEQQFETSDKAMTSTLMSKLSSMKFTGTKGVREHIMEMRDIAARLKSLEIEISKSFLVHFILNSLPQDYGPFKISYNTHKEKWSINELLTLCVQEEGRLNQETMESAHTVTAGKQFDKKGKGKGKAPLK, from the coding sequence ATGCCTACGGAATTAAGTACCCCACGAGAGAAAGCATCATATGAACGATGGGAGCGATCCAATCGATTGAGCATGATGCTCATTAAGGCTCATGTTGGGAAAAGCATTCGTGGCTCTATTCCAGATTGTGATAAGGTGAACGATTATCTCAATGCCATAGAGCAACAATTTGAGACATCTGACAAGGCTATGACAAGCACCTTAATGAGTAAATTGTCATCCATGAAGTTTACTGGCACCAAAGGAGTGCGTGAGCACATTATGGAAATGAGGGATATTGCTGCTCGACTCAAGTCACTAGAAATTGAGATTTCTAAGTCATTTTTGGTTCACTTTATTCTCAACTCACTCCCTCAAGATTATGGACCTTTTAAGATTTCTTATAACACACATAAGGAAAAGTGGTCAATTAATGAACTCTTGACCTTATGTGTGCAAGAGGAAGGGAGGTTGAATCAAGAGACAATGGAAAGTGCCCATACAGTGACTGCTGGAAAGCAATTTGACAAGAAGGGTAAAGGAAAAGGCAAAGCGCCTCTTAAATAG
- the LOC127900213 gene encoding uncharacterized protein LOC127900213 produces MNMKKQKPKAIVVGGSIAGESCAKALISAGWDVVVIEKTRGPPTQNPTGAGLGLDPLALKIVQSWLHEPELLYNNTLPVTITESLATDGEKKISWVIGREEGAKYLTAYWADLHGLIYNTLPPEIFLWGHQYLSFCISEDKLTVKVRAKDLETDEIIEIVGDLLVGADGILSSIGRSILPDFKLRYAGYCAWRGVFNFSENNSETILGFRKSYPDIGKCFYTNIGSGSHIIVTELKKEKFNWVWYVNQPEPELKGNTTSVKVSSDMIEELHQRAEQVWLPELSRLIKETKDPFLNAIYDRDPLEKIFWDRVVLTGDAAHPTTPHAARSTNMAITDAAVLGKCLEKWGPDHLYSALEEYQSIRKPVTSAQVLHSRRLGQMKQGLSIPGRERPFDPKTASLEDLEFIVNMKVPLFDVVPPILDSIFRSA; encoded by the exons ATGAATATGAAGAAGCAGAAGCCAAAAGCTATTGTAGTTGGAGGAAGTATTGCTGGGGAATCATGCGCAAAAGCACTTATTTCAGCAGGATGGGATGTTGTTGTGATTGAGAAAACTCGTGGACCCCCAACCCAAAACCCAACCGGTGCTGGCCTCGGACTCGATCCATTGGCTCTGAAAATTGTTCAGTCATGGCTCCATGAACCTGAACTTCTTTACAACAACACTTTACCTGTCACCATTACTGag AGCCTAGCAACAGATGGGGAAAAGAAGATCAGCTGGGTAATAGGAAGAGAAGAAGGCGCTAAATATCTGACAGCATATTGGGCTGATCTTCATGGCCTTATATACAATACTCTGCCAcctgaaatatttttatggggTCACCAGTACCTCTCTTTCTGTATTTCTGAAGACAAATTAACTGTCAAAGTTAGAGCTAAGGATCTTGAGACTGATGAAATAATCGAGATAGTAGGAGATTTGCTCGTTGGAGCAGATGGGATCCTCTCATCAATTGGTCGGAGCATTCTACCCGACTTCAAATTGAG GTACGCAGGATACTGTGCGTGGAGaggtgtttttaatttttcagaaaacaATTCAGAAACCATCTTAGGCTTTCGAAAATCGTATCCTGATATTGGGAAATGCTTTTACACGAATATTGGTTCAGGATCTCACATCATAGTCACTGAGCTTAAGAAAGAGAAGTTCAATTGGGTTTGGTATGTCAATCAACCTGAGCCCGAGCTCAAG GGAAATACAACTTCTGTGAAAGTAAGCAGTGACATGATCGAGGAGTTGCACCAAAGAGCAGAGCAGGTTTGGTTACCTGAATTGTCAAGATTGATCAAAGAAACAAAGGATCCTTTCCTTAATGCTATATATGATCGTGATCCTTTGGAGAAAATCTTCTGGGACAGAGTGGTGCTAACAGGAGATGCAGCTCACCCGACAACTCCACACGCTGCCAGAAGCACAAACATGGCGATAACAGATGCAGCAGTGTTAGGAAAATGCCTCGAGAAGTGGGGGCCGGATCATTTATACTCTGCTCTGGAAGAATATCAATCCATTAGGAAACCTGTAACTTCAGCACAAGTTCTACATTCGCGACGATTGGGTCAAATGAAACAAGGGTTAAGTATTCCTGGAAGGGAGCGGCCTTTTGATCCAAAGACAGCAAGTCTAGAGGACTTGGAATTCATCGTTAACATGAAAGTGCCTCTTTTCGACGTTGTTCCTCCGATTCTTGATTCAATTTTTCGTTCTGCTTGA
- the LOC127900225 gene encoding uncharacterized protein LOC127900225, whose amino-acid sequence MNMKKQKPKAIVVGGSIAGESCAKALVSAGWDVFVIEKTRGPPTQNPTGAGLGLDPLAQKIVQSWLHEPELLYNNTLPVTITENLATDGEKKISWVIGREGGAKYLTAYWADLHGLIYNTLPPEIFLWGHQYLSFCISEDKLTVKVRAKDLETDEIIEIVGDLLVGADGILSSIGRSILPDFKLRYTGYCAWRGVFNFSENDSETILGIRKSYPDIGKCLYTNIGSGSHIVVTELKKEKFNWGWYVNQPEPELKGNTTSVKVSSDMIEELHQRAEQVWLPELSRMIKETKDPFLNAIYDCDPLEKIIWDRVVLTGDAAHPTTPHSARSTNMAIIDAAVLGKCLEKRGPDHLYSALEEYQSIRKPVTSAQVLHSRRLGQMKQGLSIPGRERPFDPKTASLEDSEFIVVPPFDVVPPILDSIFRSA is encoded by the exons ATGAATATGAAGAAGCAGAAGCCAAAAGCTATTGTAGTTGGAGGAAGCATTGCTGGGGAATCATGCGCAAAAGCACTTGTTTCAGCAGGCTGGGATGTTTTTGTGATTGAGAAAACTCGTGGACCCCCAACCCAAAACCCAACCGGTGCTGGCCTTGGACTCGATCCATTGGCTCAGAAAATTGTTCAGTCATGGCTCCATGAACCTGAACTTCTTTACAACAACACTTTACCTGTCACCATTACTGag AACCTAGCAACAGATGGGGAAAAGAAGATCAGCTGGGTAATAGGAAGAGAAGGAGGCGCTAAATATCTGACAGCATATTGGGCTGATCTTCATGGCCTTATATACAATACTCTGCCAcctgaaatatttttatggggTCACCAGTACCTCTCTTTCTGTATTTCTGAAGACAAATTAACTGTCAAAGTTAGAGCTAAGGATCTTGAGACTGATGAAATAATCGAGATAGTAGGAGATTTGCTCGTCGGAGCAGATGGGATCCTCTCATCAATTGGTCGGAGCATTCTACCTGACTTCAAATTGAG GTACACAGGATACTGTGCGTGGAGaggtgtttttaatttttcagaaaacGATTCAGAAACCATCTTAGGCATTCGAAAATCGTATCCTGATATTGGGAAATGCCTTTACACGAATATTGGTTCTGGATCTCACATCGTAGTCACTGAGCTTAAGAAAGAGAAGTTCAATTGGGGTTGGTATGTCAATCAACCTGAGCCCGAGCTCAAG GGAAATACAACTTCTGTGAAAGTAAGCAGTGACATGATCGAGGAGTTGCACCAAAGAGCAGAGCAGGTTTGGTTACCTGAATTGTCAAGAAtgatcaaagaaacaaaagatcCTTTCCTTAATGCTATATATGATTGCGATCCTTTGGAGAAAATCATCTGGGACAGAGTGGTGCTAACAGGAGATGCAGCTCACCCGACAACTCCACACTCTGCCAGAAGTACAAACATGGCGATAATAGATGCAGCAGTGTTAGGAAAATGCCTCGAGAAGAGGGGGCCGGATCATTTATACTCTGCTCTGGAAGAATATCAATCCATTAGGAAACCTGTAACTTCAGCACAAGTTCTACATTCGCGACGATTGGGTCAAATGAAACAAGGGTTAAGTATTCCTGGAAGGGAGCGGCCTTTTGATCCAAAGACAGCAAGTCTAGAGGACTCGGAATTCATCGTTGTGCCTCCTTTCGACGTTGTTCCTCCGATTCTTGATTCAATTTTTCGTTCTGCTTGA